The following proteins are co-located in the Deltaproteobacteria bacterium genome:
- a CDS encoding c-type cytochrome, which yields MSALPLIFPLAVEKFASAATIEDQLAPCTACHGANGTSLLPETPSLGGQPAFYLSVQLLMYRERMRVHEPMNEMLKGTSDDHLQRMADALSKLPAPRPLAEAPDVGRSTKARALIAQHRCNFCHNQDFSGEKNAPRLAGQREDYLVKALREYKNNSRRAYDTSMADVMSELSDSDIQDLGHYLARLR from the coding sequence CTGTCGGCACTTCCTCTAATTTTCCCTCTTGCCGTCGAAAAATTCGCTTCCGCTGCCACCATCGAAGATCAACTCGCGCCGTGCACAGCCTGCCATGGCGCAAACGGCACATCGCTGCTACCGGAAACCCCTTCGCTTGGCGGCCAGCCGGCTTTTTATCTGTCAGTTCAGCTATTGATGTACCGCGAGCGCATGCGCGTGCACGAGCCAATGAACGAGATGTTGAAAGGCACTAGCGACGATCATTTGCAGCGCATGGCCGATGCGCTCTCGAAGCTGCCGGCACCACGGCCGCTAGCAGAGGCACCCGACGTTGGACGAAGCACAAAAGCGCGCGCGCTGATCGCACAGCACCGCTGCAACTTCTGCCACAATCAAGATTTCTCCGGTGAAAAAAACGCGCCGCGCCTCGCTGGCCAGCGCGAAGACTATCTCGTCAAGGCTTTGCGCGAGTACAAGAACAACAGCCGGCGCGCCTACGACACCTCGATGGCCGACGTGATGTCGGAGCTCAGCGACAGCGACATCCAAGATCTCGGGCATTATCTGGCGCGATTGCGCTAA